One Jeotgalibaca porci genomic region harbors:
- a CDS encoding motility protein A, whose translation MKKNFTTPIALGVGLFLVFWSISLDGELTSFIDGPSIVITIFGSFAALMMSFPFDQIKRIPSVIKKLVVQDDTNKGELITQIVELSRISRSQGLLALDNKIPEIENEFLSDSIKMVIDGMDPENIREILETKIDNMEARHSVGQNIFLKWGDLAPGFGMLGTLIGLINMLGALTDPSAIGSGMAVALVTTFYGSLMANLIFLPIAQNLQSLTQVEATVNEMVMEGVLAIQSGQNPRVIEQKLESYLDGIATKERPEPLLEPSEGNSYV comes from the coding sequence ATGAAGAAGAATTTTACAACTCCGATAGCTCTTGGAGTAGGTTTATTTCTAGTATTTTGGTCAATTTCATTAGATGGTGAGCTCACATCTTTCATCGATGGACCATCAATTGTTATTACGATTTTTGGCTCATTTGCTGCTCTAATGATGAGCTTCCCTTTTGATCAAATAAAAAGAATACCAAGCGTAATAAAAAAATTAGTTGTACAAGATGATACGAACAAGGGTGAACTCATCACGCAAATCGTTGAGTTATCACGTATTTCACGTAGCCAGGGTTTGTTGGCATTAGATAATAAAATACCTGAGATTGAGAATGAATTTCTTTCAGACAGTATTAAGATGGTTATCGACGGCATGGATCCAGAAAATATCCGTGAAATTTTAGAAACTAAAATCGATAACATGGAAGCCAGACACAGCGTTGGTCAAAATATATTCCTGAAGTGGGGCGACTTAGCGCCAGGTTTTGGGATGCTCGGAACATTAATTGGTCTTATCAACATGCTAGGCGCGTTGACAGACCCAAGCGCAATTGGTAGTGGGATGGCCGTTGCTTTGGTAACCACATTCTACGGAAGCTTAATGGCGAATCTCATCTTCTTGCCTATTGCTCAAAACTTACAATCACTGACGCAAGTAGAAGCAACCGTAAATGAAATGGTGATGGAAGGTGTTTTGGCGATTCAGTCCGGTCAAAACCCACGCGTCATCGAACAAAAACTAGAAAGCTATTTGGATGGCATTGCAACGAAAGAGAGGCCTGAACCTTTGCTAGAACCAAGCGAGGGAAATAGTTATGTCTAG
- a CDS encoding flagellar FlbD family protein, with translation MIKLKTITGKEFLLNNDLIYRVDVEYDTIITLINGKTLRVQDTTEEIAEKVMAFKREVMNPFERKSEQ, from the coding sequence ATGATTAAACTAAAAACAATTACCGGTAAAGAATTTCTTTTAAATAATGACCTTATCTATCGCGTAGATGTCGAGTATGACACGATTATTACCTTAATAAACGGTAAAACGTTGCGTGTACAAGATACAACTGAGGAAATTGCAGAAAAGGTAATGGCATTTAAACGTGAAGTCATGAACCCTTTTGAAAGGAAGTCAGAACAATAA
- a CDS encoding flagellar hook-basal body complex protein, producing the protein MLRSLYSGISGMKNLQTKMDVISNNISNVNTTSFKTGRVRFEDMISQSLEGAQANINGKQVGLGMQLGSIDTVMTSGSLQSTGRDLDFGIETGENSFFAVSSNGTDADVLYTRDGGFYMNADNEFITASGYQVLGRMLDVPVEYTGTAPAALETGNLQGISIPQLNNGIKLDSYSVDSSGLILGVYNDKVMVVGQMMLTNFSNAGGLEKTGGNMYRSTLNSGQPIVGSAGSEGYGKIRSGFLEMSNVDLSNEFTEMIVAQRAYQASSRSISTSDQMLEELLALKR; encoded by the coding sequence ATGCTTAGATCGCTTTATTCAGGAATTAGTGGAATGAAAAACCTTCAAACAAAAATGGACGTTATCTCGAACAATATTTCAAACGTGAATACAACAAGTTTCAAGACAGGTCGGGTTCGTTTCGAAGATATGATCAGCCAATCTCTAGAAGGCGCACAAGCCAATATCAACGGTAAACAAGTGGGCTTGGGGATGCAATTGGGCTCGATTGATACGGTTATGACAAGTGGCTCCTTACAATCAACAGGCCGGGACTTAGACTTCGGGATTGAAACAGGTGAGAATTCTTTCTTCGCTGTTAGCTCAAATGGGACTGACGCAGACGTTCTTTACACACGTGACGGTGGCTTCTACATGAATGCTGATAATGAATTTATTACAGCATCTGGTTACCAAGTTTTGGGTCGTATGCTTGATGTGCCAGTTGAATATACTGGAACGGCACCAGCCGCATTAGAAACCGGTAACTTGCAAGGAATTTCGATTCCTCAACTAAATAACGGTATTAAATTGGACAGCTATTCAGTCGATTCTAGTGGATTAATCTTGGGCGTTTACAATGACAAAGTTATGGTTGTTGGACAGATGATGCTGACAAACTTTAGTAATGCCGGTGGACTGGAAAAAACAGGCGGAAATATGTACCGCAGTACATTAAACTCAGGCCAACCGATTGTTGGTTCAGCTGGTTCAGAAGGGTACGGAAAAATCCGCTCTGGCTTCTTGGAAATGTCAAACGTTGACTTGTCTAACGAATTCACGGAAATGATTGTTGCGCAACGTGCATACCAAGCAAGTTCACGTAGTATTTCAACTTCTGACCAAATGTTAGAAGAATTACTAGCGTTGAAACGTTAA
- a CDS encoding flagellar protein, translating to MRINQHAYQTPPQPIVPKQTKKFEETLTSTELKVSNHARKRLEQRGYSLAQQDMTTLNTAVNELEEKGSEQSLLLYKDLALIASVRNRTIITALNPDELDTVTNIDSTKFVRELKGLDRKETQFTDRLM from the coding sequence ATGCGAATAAATCAACACGCCTATCAAACACCACCACAGCCGATTGTACCAAAACAAACGAAGAAGTTTGAAGAAACGCTGACAAGCACGGAACTAAAGGTCTCTAATCATGCGAGGAAACGACTAGAACAACGGGGATACTCGTTGGCGCAGCAAGATATGACGACATTGAACACAGCTGTAAACGAACTTGAAGAAAAAGGTTCGGAGCAATCCTTGCTCCTTTACAAGGACTTAGCTCTGATAGCTAGTGTCAGAAACCGTACTATTATCACTGCTCTCAATCCAGACGAACTGGATACTGTAACAAATATTGATAGTACAAAATTTGTAAGAGAACTAAAAGGGTTGGACCGCAAGGAAACCCAATTCACTGACCGATTGATGTGA
- a CDS encoding flagellar hook capping FlgD N-terminal domain-containing protein: MNISSNFTIGSTDQVINKSKQSNSDMNMDDFLKIMAASLRMPSVASEGGSGSDNSMDYMSQMIQFSTIEQLQTLTDSLTTTMLMTQQQQAVSMIGKEVTVAQDGAVVTGTVEKTRFFNGYATIQINGKDYYMSNIQEVGMG, from the coding sequence ATGAATATATCTTCAAATTTCACCATTGGCTCAACCGATCAGGTTATTAATAAAAGCAAGCAATCTAATTCAGACATGAATATGGATGACTTTTTGAAAATTATGGCAGCTTCTTTACGGATGCCGTCTGTAGCTTCAGAAGGTGGCAGTGGTAGTGATAATTCAATGGATTATATGAGCCAAATGATTCAATTCAGTACGATTGAACAACTGCAAACACTGACAGATTCATTAACAACAACGATGTTAATGACGCAACAACAACAAGCCGTATCGATGATTGGTAAGGAAGTAACCGTTGCTCAAGATGGAGCTGTTGTAACAGGGACGGTTGAAAAAACGCGCTTCTTTAATGGATACGCGACGATCCAAATCAATGGAAAAGATTACTATATGAGTAATATACAAGAAGTAGGGATGGGTTAG
- a CDS encoding flagellar hook-length control protein FliK yields MFQQLLGELTTDEGLQDEPQVTEIANQPQEKKEPAKEETTEMDEALAQAMQYFIRLPIQQPPVAEVKTADFAPLEKNAAIAIIVAPLTEAIEDNSEAIGPTFTGTPKDIPAPPIIHEQNPMDAKEEMVEVEEDKVAFELPSEPEIDLLKQEESKITFIESLRVDGAKVMNQTQSVSSFEKKMNDTNDQRERQSIHIIQSSTRTITQATSTPVEVTKTTLTWQEPAQVIRELGETIKVTLEQSPTPTTKVIQISLTPETFGKMEIELTWQQDKVAARIVVQKDEVKQQLTDQLDLIREFLPKNPIVQTIAIDVRPPDMLFQPQQGFQSRKQSQHAPKQHVADDKELEEIESTNVSEGRGLSLYV; encoded by the coding sequence ATGTTTCAACAGCTTTTAGGAGAACTGACAACGGATGAAGGCTTACAAGATGAACCGCAAGTTACTGAAATCGCTAACCAACCGCAAGAAAAGAAGGAGCCGGCGAAAGAAGAGACGACAGAGATGGATGAGGCATTGGCTCAAGCCATGCAGTATTTTATCCGCTTACCGATTCAACAACCGCCTGTAGCTGAAGTAAAAACAGCTGATTTTGCTCCCCTTGAAAAAAATGCTGCGATAGCCATTATTGTTGCTCCTTTAACGGAAGCAATTGAAGATAACAGCGAAGCAATCGGACCCACTTTTACGGGAACACCGAAAGACATACCAGCACCTCCTATCATTCATGAACAGAACCCCATGGATGCCAAAGAAGAGATGGTTGAGGTAGAAGAAGACAAAGTCGCTTTTGAATTACCAAGCGAACCAGAAATCGACCTACTCAAACAAGAAGAGTCAAAGATTACATTCATAGAAAGTTTACGCGTAGATGGTGCGAAAGTCATGAACCAAACTCAATCCGTATCGTCATTTGAAAAGAAGATGAACGACACCAATGATCAACGAGAACGACAAAGTATCCATATTATTCAATCATCAACTCGGACGATAACGCAAGCGACATCAACACCTGTTGAAGTAACTAAAACGACTCTGACATGGCAAGAACCGGCACAAGTTATTCGCGAACTGGGCGAAACGATTAAGGTGACCCTTGAACAGTCACCCACACCGACAACGAAGGTCATTCAAATTTCCTTAACACCCGAAACATTTGGGAAGATGGAGATTGAACTAACATGGCAACAGGATAAGGTTGCAGCACGCATTGTCGTTCAAAAAGATGAAGTCAAACAGCAACTGACGGACCAACTCGACTTAATCCGCGAGTTTTTACCGAAGAATCCGATTGTCCAAACAATTGCAATCGATGTGCGTCCACCAGATATGCTATTCCAACCGCAACAAGGGTTTCAATCACGCAAGCAGTCCCAACACGCACCGAAGCAGCATGTGGCCGATGACAAAGAGTTAGAAGAAATCGAAAGCACGAATGTTAGTGAAGGACGTGGACTAAGTCTTTATGTATAG
- the fliJ gene encoding flagellar export protein FliJ yields MVKQFSMEKILDWRMDLEEQARLKVTQLKERLQIENHHLQELIKENRRVKNEAVDNVHIQSLRYNDYYKLVIDEKIIQQKNQMDLTRAEINAAQNKLISAHTDRKAMEKLKEKEFLTHYLAEQRNEQMQLDEFATMGYKRQAF; encoded by the coding sequence TTGGTTAAACAATTTTCGATGGAAAAGATTTTAGATTGGCGGATGGATTTGGAAGAACAGGCGCGCCTGAAAGTTACACAATTAAAGGAACGGCTTCAGATAGAAAACCACCATCTTCAAGAATTAATTAAAGAAAATCGTAGAGTAAAAAATGAAGCAGTAGACAATGTACATATTCAATCCTTACGTTACAACGACTACTACAAGCTTGTTATTGATGAAAAGATTATCCAGCAGAAGAATCAAATGGATTTGACGCGAGCTGAAATAAATGCGGCACAAAACAAGTTGATTTCAGCTCATACGGATCGCAAAGCAATGGAAAAGTTGAAGGAAAAAGAATTTCTCACTCACTATTTAGCGGAGCAACGTAATGAACAAATGCAACTGGATGAATTCGCCACGATGGGTTATAAACGCCAAGCATTTTAA
- the fliI gene encoding flagellar protein export ATPase FliI, which yields MFDVPFESYQEKLGKKTYHQVKGKVSEVTGLIIKVEGLEAFIGEVCEIEIKATEKKVLCEVVGFVERTVLLMPLDELEGIGPGCVVHPTGRTLQVEVSDSLLGTTIDGLGRPMSHQYQFEGIRRDVNGSAPDPFKRKKIEKVIPTGIKAIDATLTIGEGQRVGIFAGSGVGKSTLLGMIARYCEADVIVIGLIGERGREVLEFIEKDLGPEGYKKSVVVCATSDSPPLVRLKGSYTATAIAEFFRDQGKKVVLMMDSVTRVAMAQREIGLATGEPPTTKGYTPSVFTTLPKLLERSGMSDKGSITAFYTVLVEGDDMNEPIADTVRGILDGHIVLSRKIAAENQYPAIDIQNSISRLMKEIVSDTHYQLAGKLKENMALYAESKDLIDVGAYQRGTNPRVDRAIQLHLPIKDFLKQQVEDPYLFADTLDMLATTLNQR from the coding sequence ATGTTTGATGTTCCTTTTGAAAGTTATCAGGAGAAGCTCGGCAAGAAAACATATCACCAAGTCAAGGGGAAGGTTAGTGAGGTAACCGGTCTCATAATCAAGGTTGAAGGTTTAGAAGCCTTCATTGGCGAAGTGTGCGAGATTGAAATTAAAGCAACAGAGAAGAAAGTACTCTGTGAAGTCGTTGGATTCGTTGAGAGAACCGTTTTGCTGATGCCTTTAGACGAATTAGAAGGAATCGGTCCGGGGTGTGTCGTACATCCAACGGGCCGTACCTTACAAGTAGAAGTTTCTGATTCCTTGTTAGGTACTACTATTGATGGATTGGGGCGTCCGATGTCCCACCAATATCAGTTCGAAGGGATTCGCCGCGATGTGAACGGAAGTGCACCCGATCCCTTTAAACGGAAAAAAATAGAAAAAGTGATACCCACAGGAATTAAAGCAATAGATGCCACCCTAACGATTGGTGAAGGACAACGGGTGGGTATTTTTGCCGGGTCCGGGGTTGGTAAGAGTACATTGTTAGGGATGATTGCCCGCTATTGTGAAGCAGATGTGATTGTGATTGGTTTAATCGGTGAGCGTGGGCGTGAGGTCTTGGAATTTATTGAGAAAGATCTCGGTCCTGAAGGTTACAAAAAATCAGTCGTTGTTTGTGCGACATCCGATTCACCGCCATTGGTGCGGCTAAAAGGGTCTTACACCGCTACCGCGATTGCCGAATTCTTCCGTGATCAAGGTAAAAAAGTGGTCTTGATGATGGATTCAGTCACACGTGTGGCGATGGCGCAACGCGAAATTGGTCTTGCAACGGGCGAACCGCCAACCACAAAAGGGTATACACCTTCTGTCTTTACTACTTTACCGAAGCTATTGGAACGAAGCGGGATGTCTGATAAAGGTTCCATTACTGCATTTTACACCGTTCTGGTTGAGGGTGATGATATGAATGAGCCGATTGCCGATACGGTTCGGGGGATATTGGATGGACATATCGTATTGTCACGGAAAATCGCTGCCGAGAACCAGTACCCGGCCATCGATATTCAAAACAGTATCAGTCGTCTGATGAAAGAGATTGTTTCAGACACGCATTATCAATTAGCAGGGAAACTCAAAGAAAATATGGCGCTCTACGCAGAATCAAAAGACTTAATTGATGTGGGTGCCTATCAACGCGGGACGAATCCACGGGTTGACCGAGCGATTCAATTACATTTGCCGATTAAAGATTTTCTAAAACAACAAGTAGAAGATCCGTATTTATTCGCGGACACATTGGATATGCTGGCAACTACGTTAAACCAGCGGTAA
- a CDS encoding FliH/SctL family protein has protein sequence MLLSHRVIKAGNMAVDTTTADIQTELKVEHIIETIQNTSPERDAYHEEKLQMARFLKEAEEEKRAIVEAAKQDALEARIQAEAEGFRAGEIQGQEMGFQSGYQTGLEAAQVEAEKLKQAAHEMMSMASQEVNAFYTAKREEIIALAAQMAEKVIHEKINTSDEKIIALLEPILSRMVQESKFITLTVTPELQNFTKEKIKELEKTFPLYRFAVLVDSSLEENGCIIETSHAIVDLQVKQQLDAMVEELSEMMVS, from the coding sequence ATGCTGTTATCTCATAGAGTGATTAAGGCAGGAAATATGGCTGTTGATACAACGACTGCGGATATTCAAACAGAATTAAAAGTAGAACATATTATTGAAACCATCCAAAATACGAGCCCAGAGCGGGATGCTTATCACGAAGAAAAATTACAGATGGCACGTTTTTTGAAAGAAGCAGAAGAAGAAAAACGTGCGATTGTTGAAGCAGCGAAGCAAGATGCTTTAGAAGCACGCATACAAGCAGAAGCAGAAGGCTTTAGAGCCGGCGAAATTCAAGGTCAGGAAATGGGCTTCCAGTCCGGTTATCAGACGGGATTAGAGGCTGCTCAAGTAGAAGCAGAGAAATTAAAACAAGCTGCTCACGAAATGATGAGCATGGCTTCGCAAGAAGTGAATGCTTTCTATACAGCTAAACGCGAAGAAATCATTGCCTTGGCTGCACAAATGGCCGAAAAAGTAATCCATGAAAAAATTAATACATCTGATGAAAAGATTATTGCGCTACTAGAGCCCATCTTGAGTCGAATGGTCCAAGAAAGTAAATTCATCACCTTAACGGTAACGCCTGAATTGCAAAATTTTACCAAAGAAAAGATCAAAGAACTGGAAAAGACGTTTCCTTTATACCGTTTTGCCGTGTTAGTTGATTCATCACTAGAAGAAAATGGCTGCATTATTGAGACTTCTCATGCGATTGTAGACCTGCAAGTAAAGCAACAATTGGATGCAATGGTGGAAGAACTGTCAGAAATGATGGTGAGCTAA
- the fliG gene encoding flagellar motor switch protein FliG, with protein MEEMSGIRKAALLLISLGAETSAEILRHLPDGMIQKVSYEIANIDFVNPTDRETILDEFIEMSQARQYVIDGGVDYAREVLNRALGAQRAKEVIDMLTQIQLRERPFNIARKADPMQLKNLLLNEQPQTVALILCYMQPDKAALILAQFPLELQTEIAERIGTITRTSPKVIEKIEKVIENKFSSYVENETETVGGVNTLVEILNSVGRGTEKNILHALDDRHPDLADEVRANLFTFEDITTLQNADVQKVLRLVDNDDLMLALKGVADDIRNYIFSNMSQRAVETMKEDMQFMGPARLSAVEESQQKIVGVIRTLDESGEIYLRRGEQDAVIS; from the coding sequence ATGGAAGAAATGTCTGGAATTAGAAAAGCAGCCCTCCTCCTTATTTCTCTAGGGGCGGAAACTTCGGCTGAAATTTTGAGACACTTACCGGACGGAATGATCCAAAAAGTAAGTTATGAAATTGCCAACATTGATTTCGTTAATCCGACAGATCGCGAAACAATCTTGGATGAATTTATAGAGATGTCACAAGCACGGCAATACGTCATCGATGGCGGTGTTGATTACGCACGTGAAGTATTAAACCGGGCGTTAGGTGCGCAGCGTGCAAAAGAAGTGATTGATATGTTAACGCAAATTCAATTGCGTGAACGTCCCTTCAATATTGCCCGTAAAGCCGATCCGATGCAGTTAAAGAATTTACTCTTGAATGAGCAGCCACAAACTGTAGCTTTGATTCTTTGCTATATGCAACCGGATAAAGCAGCCTTGATTCTGGCGCAATTTCCTTTGGAACTACAAACGGAAATCGCTGAACGAATTGGAACGATTACGCGTACTTCACCAAAAGTAATCGAAAAGATTGAAAAAGTAATCGAGAACAAATTCTCTAGCTATGTGGAAAATGAAACGGAAACAGTCGGCGGCGTGAATACGTTGGTTGAAATCCTGAATTCAGTTGGACGTGGGACAGAGAAAAATATTCTCCATGCACTGGATGATCGTCATCCGGACTTGGCTGACGAAGTACGTGCCAACCTATTTACATTCGAAGACATCACAACCCTTCAAAATGCAGACGTACAGAAAGTCTTGCGTTTGGTTGATAATGATGACTTGATGTTAGCACTGAAAGGTGTGGCAGATGATATTCGCAACTATATCTTCAGCAATATGTCGCAACGTGCAGTTGAAACAATGAAAGAAGATATGCAATTTATGGGGCCAGCACGTCTATCAGCTGTCGAAGAATCGCAACAGAAAATTGTTGGTGTTATTCGAACGCTCGATGAAAGCGGCGAGATTTACTTAAGACGAGGTGAGCAAGATGCTGTTATCTCATAG
- the fliF gene encoding flagellar basal-body MS-ring/collar protein FliF codes for MDVFKNIGKTIKSGWDDLSRLKRIGLVSILTLIVFVGGIVSFLAQKTEYALLFSEIEAADSGAIVSDLDAQGISYRLEDNGTTIYIDAKHVDKYRINLAVNDMLPNSSVGFEIFDSTSMMATDEDRKIMQQRAIQGELERAIGALSGVESVKVLLSIPEKSVFTRPEDTLATTASVIVATTGNNTLSTSAIQGMAALVSGAVDNLPIENVSIVDQSGKLLSGFIQSGTNVQSADLASQNRQIESEYALELERKLIATLAPVYGVENLSVSVNVKMNFDIAEEEVIDYGSNGQTGAAGEGSDIPFVRSQDISASGGEIGSGDGALSGNDVSVTQIIEGESGNTAQYNSTTNYEFDTTTKRRVLETGAVENISVSILYNESFAVMEQEALQTIAMGVVGTTERNDVQVTGARFLTATTPEVTEPVVVDSLQTLWDDYKYYLIGIGGFMLVSLIIAVVISGRRRRREEEDEFEEVEDNSENMLHLQAMELAEKDEKDSLQELLQGEKLKKETEAHNHAKENPAMVADLLKMWMKDE; via the coding sequence ATGGATGTTTTTAAAAATATAGGTAAGACAATTAAATCGGGATGGGACGATTTATCTCGGCTAAAACGTATAGGTTTGGTCAGTATACTTACACTTATCGTTTTCGTGGGAGGAATTGTCTCTTTTCTTGCGCAAAAAACAGAGTATGCGCTCTTATTTTCGGAAATTGAGGCCGCAGACTCTGGCGCAATTGTAAGTGATCTCGATGCACAAGGAATTTCGTACCGATTAGAGGATAACGGCACGACCATCTATATCGATGCAAAGCACGTGGATAAGTACCGGATTAACTTAGCAGTTAATGATATGTTGCCCAATTCATCTGTGGGATTTGAGATTTTTGATTCGACAAGCATGATGGCAACGGATGAAGACCGTAAGATTATGCAACAACGGGCTATTCAGGGTGAATTAGAACGCGCGATTGGTGCCTTGAGTGGCGTCGAAAGCGTTAAAGTTCTCCTATCAATACCGGAAAAAAGTGTCTTTACACGTCCGGAAGACACATTGGCAACAACTGCTTCGGTTATTGTTGCTACAACAGGGAACAATACTCTTTCAACGTCAGCTATTCAAGGAATGGCAGCATTAGTGAGCGGAGCAGTAGACAATCTTCCGATAGAAAACGTGAGTATCGTAGATCAAAGCGGTAAGCTGTTAAGCGGCTTTATCCAATCGGGTACGAATGTACAATCTGCTGATTTAGCTTCACAAAACCGTCAAATTGAAAGCGAGTATGCTTTAGAGTTGGAGCGTAAGTTAATAGCAACGTTAGCACCAGTTTATGGTGTTGAGAACTTATCCGTTTCCGTCAACGTCAAGATGAACTTTGATATTGCGGAAGAAGAGGTTATTGATTACGGTTCAAATGGTCAAACCGGTGCTGCAGGTGAAGGCAGTGATATACCATTTGTGCGTAGCCAAGATATTTCTGCCTCGGGTGGAGAAATTGGTTCCGGCGATGGTGCATTAAGTGGAAATGATGTTTCAGTCACTCAAATTATTGAGGGTGAAAGTGGTAATACAGCACAATACAACAGTACAACCAATTATGAGTTTGATACGACTACGAAACGCCGTGTTTTAGAGACAGGGGCGGTTGAAAATATTTCTGTATCTATTTTATACAATGAAAGTTTTGCTGTTATGGAACAAGAAGCATTGCAAACAATTGCAATGGGTGTTGTCGGAACGACAGAGAGAAATGATGTTCAAGTAACCGGAGCGCGCTTCTTAACAGCAACAACGCCTGAAGTGACGGAGCCAGTAGTAGTGGACTCCCTTCAAACCTTATGGGATGACTACAAGTATTACCTGATTGGGATAGGCGGCTTTATGCTTGTCAGCTTGATTATCGCTGTTGTTATTTCCGGCCGTCGTCGTCGCCGTGAAGAAGAGGACGAATTCGAAGAAGTAGAAGACAACAGTGAGAATATGCTTCATTTGCAAGCGATGGAATTAGCCGAGAAAGATGAGAAGGACTCTCTTCAAGAATTACTCCAAGGTGAAAAGTTGAAGAAAGAAACGGAAGCACACAACCATGCGAAAGAAAATCCAGCAATGGTAGCAGACCTTCTAAAAATGTGGATGAAGGATGAGTAA